From the genome of Gemmatimonadota bacterium, one region includes:
- a CDS encoding SPOR domain-containing protein: MRYGYPLKTPFRVAMMVLCLLFAMNLAGCTWLLGKRAPAAAPKAPQPEAPAPEAPAPADDASRSDESLIGDPAEPASEPPVPATVAEPTPGYRVQLYSFTRREAAEAALQQVERTLAEWSYRIYVEEESNSFKVRVGDFKEKADADILRDWLRTRGFVDAWTAETLIQTR, translated from the coding sequence ATGCGATATGGTTATCCGTTAAAAACGCCGTTCCGGGTTGCGATGATGGTGCTGTGTCTTCTGTTCGCCATGAATCTGGCGGGTTGCACGTGGCTGCTCGGGAAGCGGGCACCCGCCGCGGCGCCGAAAGCGCCTCAACCCGAAGCTCCGGCGCCCGAAGCTCCGGCGCCGGCTGACGACGCGTCACGGTCCGATGAGTCGTTGATCGGTGATCCGGCCGAACCGGCATCTGAACCCCCCGTCCCCGCCACGGTTGCAGAACCCACCCCGGGATACAGAGTCCAGCTTTATTCGTTTACGAGGCGAGAAGCGGCCGAAGCCGCGTTGCAGCAGGTGGAGCGAACGCTGGCGGAATGGTCGTATCGAATCTACGTGGAAGAGGAATCCAACAGCTTCAAGGTGCGCGTGGGCGACTTCAAGGAAAAGGCCGATGCCGACATCTTGCGCGACTGGCTGAGAACCAGGGGTTTTGTCGATGCCTGGACGGCCGAGACCTTGATTCAGACACGCTGA
- a CDS encoding tetratricopeptide repeat protein, producing MFLRKVAVCVLFALGFALLIPVAADAQKIELRSAKIYIREIPPQTDKAMALLETALEKDPGNNDAHYLLGLIHYRKGNFDLMFQNWEAVTFNDLDKKDKEQFRNTLGSMIRQNYQRGQQSYEQEKYADAAQFYDRSVNATSLLQDILRSIGKKNEAREADELEAAKQQGYLYWGYAALNSEDYENSRMALETLIEADPDRFEAWDGLVNVYYYTQAWDKAIMACDRIIELSEEVDLNTYLIMRQAYSEVADTAGVITTYERAIEAFPAEKVLYRDLSSIQASRDNLGMAIEALEKGHAALPEDQDLLRYLGTYYYNKGLSDRDAGNVEAASAAFNGAVESMNKLLALEPNSIEGHDILGDTYVGLASIETDDARKMELFTKGDELQKKKMELITSGAGM from the coding sequence ATGTTTTTAAGAAAGGTTGCCGTCTGCGTATTGTTTGCCCTCGGCTTCGCCCTGTTGATACCGGTCGCCGCAGACGCGCAGAAAATCGAGCTTCGTTCCGCGAAGATCTACATCCGCGAAATCCCGCCTCAGACCGACAAGGCCATGGCGCTGCTCGAGACCGCCCTGGAGAAGGACCCGGGCAACAACGACGCCCACTATCTCCTCGGGCTCATTCATTACCGCAAGGGCAACTTCGACCTGATGTTCCAGAACTGGGAAGCGGTTACCTTCAATGACCTGGACAAGAAGGACAAGGAACAGTTCAGGAACACCCTGGGCTCCATGATCCGTCAGAACTACCAGAGGGGCCAGCAAAGCTATGAACAAGAGAAGTACGCGGACGCCGCCCAATTCTACGACCGCTCCGTCAACGCGACCTCGTTGCTCCAGGACATACTGCGCTCCATCGGCAAGAAGAACGAGGCCAGGGAGGCGGACGAATTGGAAGCCGCCAAGCAGCAGGGGTACCTGTACTGGGGTTACGCCGCCCTGAACTCGGAAGATTATGAAAATTCCAGGATGGCCCTCGAGACGCTCATCGAAGCGGATCCGGACAGATTCGAAGCCTGGGACGGCCTGGTCAACGTGTACTACTACACCCAGGCCTGGGACAAGGCGATCATGGCCTGCGACAGGATCATCGAACTGTCGGAAGAGGTCGATCTCAACACCTACCTCATCATGCGCCAGGCGTACTCCGAAGTCGCCGACACGGCCGGCGTGATCACCACGTACGAGCGGGCGATCGAAGCGTTTCCGGCTGAAAAGGTGCTGTACCGCGACCTCAGTTCCATCCAGGCCTCCAGGGATAACCTGGGTATGGCGATCGAAGCGTTGGAAAAGGGACACGCCGCCCTCCCGGAGGACCAGGATCTGCTGCGATACCTGGGAACTTACTACTACAACAAGGGTCTGTCCGACAGGGATGCCGGAAACGTGGAAGCGGCCTCGGCGGCGTTCAATGGCGCTGTCGAGAGCATGAACAAGCTGCTGGCTTTAGAGCCGAACAGTATCGAAGGCCACGATATACTCGGCGATACCTACGTCGGACTGGCCAGTATCGAAACGGACGATGCCAGGAAGATGGAGTTGTTTACCAAGGGAGACGAACTCCAGAAGAAGAAGATGGAACTGATCACCTCGGGAGCAGGCATGTAG
- a CDS encoding dihydroorotase, producing the protein MRPDGPDTIGGATGVAGLAVVRNGHIVDPASGRDEQGDLWMRDGRIVDRPTDDEAKGAAVIDAAGLFVLPGLVDLHAHLCEPGFEYRETLESGALAAAAGGVTAVACMPDTDPVIDDAPTVEFVRERATGAAAKIHPIAAVTAGRRGERLTEAGELAEAGAVALSDAGRSIRNPAILRRALEYSRMFDLPIFVHCEDPSLSAGGHMHEGSHATRLGLKGIPSIAEETVAARDLMLAEWTGGRIHVTHASTAVTVDLIRSAKQRGVRVTADASPHHLVLTDESLSTYDTHLKTNPPLRSKADVEALCAGLADGTIDAVASDHTPRSVDEKNTEFQEALPGATGLETMLAVVYTELVRPGLLSLGDAVKVLSASPAGILGIEGGSLAAGGPADLLLFDPDGTWTVDPASFRSRSVNSPFTGRTLEGCVTMTIAGGRVSYRRDTPESP; encoded by the coding sequence ATGCGGCCTGACGGACCGGATACTATCGGCGGCGCAACTGGAGTCGCCGGGCTTGCGGTGGTCCGCAACGGACACATCGTCGACCCCGCTTCCGGTCGCGACGAGCAAGGAGATCTCTGGATGCGCGACGGCAGAATTGTCGACCGGCCGACGGACGACGAGGCGAAAGGCGCCGCGGTCATCGATGCGGCCGGTCTGTTCGTCCTGCCGGGCCTGGTCGATCTGCACGCCCATCTCTGCGAACCCGGATTCGAGTACAGGGAGACCCTGGAGAGTGGCGCACTCGCCGCCGCCGCGGGCGGTGTCACCGCCGTGGCGTGCATGCCGGACACCGACCCGGTCATCGACGACGCGCCCACGGTGGAATTTGTACGGGAAAGGGCGACCGGCGCGGCGGCGAAGATCCACCCCATCGCCGCAGTCACCGCGGGACGCCGGGGCGAACGTCTGACCGAGGCCGGCGAACTGGCCGAGGCCGGTGCCGTGGCGCTGTCCGATGCCGGCCGGTCCATCCGGAATCCGGCCATCCTGCGCCGGGCCCTCGAATACAGCCGGATGTTCGACCTGCCCATTTTCGTGCACTGCGAAGACCCGTCGCTCTCTGCCGGCGGACACATGCACGAAGGAAGCCACGCCACCCGGTTGGGCCTGAAGGGCATACCCTCCATCGCGGAAGAAACCGTCGCCGCCCGGGACCTCATGCTGGCCGAGTGGACGGGCGGACGGATCCACGTCACCCACGCCAGCACGGCCGTGACGGTGGATCTCATCCGGTCGGCGAAGCAGCGGGGCGTGCGGGTAACCGCCGATGCCAGTCCCCACCACCTGGTGTTGACCGACGAATCCCTTTCAACCTACGATACGCACCTGAAGACCAATCCGCCCCTGCGCAGCAAAGCCGACGTGGAGGCGCTTTGCGCGGGCCTGGCGGACGGAACGATCGACGCCGTCGCTTCGGATCACACGCCGCGGTCCGTGGACGAGAAGAACACGGAGTTCCAGGAAGCGCTGCCCGGCGCAACGGGTCTCGAAACCATGCTGGCCGTCGTGTATACCGAGCTGGTCAGGCCCGGCCTGCTATCCCTGGGCGACGCCGTAAAGGTCCTGTCCGCATCCCCTGCGGGCATTCTGGGGATAGAAGGTGGCAGCCTGGCTGCCGGCGGTCCTGCCGACCTCCTGCTCTTCGATCCGGACGGAACCTGGACCGTGGATCCCGCGTCCTTCAGGTCAAGATCCGTAAACTCGCCTTTCACCGGCCGCACGCTGGAAGGGTGCGTTACCATGACCATCGCCGGCGGCCGGGTCAGTTACCGGCGCGACACGCCCGAATCACCTTGA
- a CDS encoding aspartate carbamoyltransferase catalytic subunit — MAKNRLRTLRHRHLIGLEDYAREEIGLILDTADSFKEVIRRPIRKVPALRGKNVVNLFFESSTRTRLSFELAEKQLSADTLNFASTGSSVSKGESLSDTARNIEAMQVDCVVVRHAAAGAPLFLSQCLSSAVVINAGDGAHEHPTQGLLDLLTMRDALGRLEGLKVALIGDIAHSRVARSNIWGLRKMGADVVVCGPPTLIPVDIEEMGVEVSYRIGDALRDADVIYALRIQLERQQEAFFPSQREYTRLFGIDPERLELAKPEAIVMHPGPINRGVELDSRVADSGRSVILDQVTNGVAVRMAVLYLLNGGGERDAA; from the coding sequence ATGGCGAAGAACCGGCTCCGAACGCTGCGCCACCGACACCTGATCGGCCTCGAGGACTACGCCCGCGAGGAGATCGGACTGATCCTGGATACGGCGGACTCCTTCAAGGAAGTGATCCGGCGGCCCATCCGCAAGGTCCCCGCCCTCCGCGGGAAGAACGTCGTAAACCTCTTCTTCGAATCGAGCACCCGCACGCGGCTTTCCTTCGAACTCGCCGAGAAGCAACTCTCCGCAGACACCCTGAACTTCGCGTCCACCGGCAGCAGCGTGTCCAAGGGAGAATCCCTGAGCGACACGGCGCGGAACATCGAAGCCATGCAGGTGGACTGCGTGGTGGTGCGCCATGCCGCCGCCGGCGCGCCCCTCTTCCTCTCGCAGTGCCTGTCGAGCGCGGTCGTCATCAACGCGGGCGACGGCGCCCACGAACATCCCACGCAGGGGTTGCTGGACCTCCTGACCATGCGGGACGCCCTGGGCCGGCTGGAGGGCCTGAAGGTGGCGCTTATCGGCGATATCGCCCACAGCCGGGTGGCGCGCTCCAATATCTGGGGACTCCGGAAAATGGGCGCCGACGTGGTCGTATGCGGGCCGCCCACGCTGATTCCCGTCGACATCGAGGAGATGGGCGTGGAGGTCAGCTACCGGATCGGCGACGCCCTCCGCGACGCCGACGTAATCTACGCCCTGCGGATACAGCTCGAACGGCAACAGGAAGCCTTCTTCCCGTCCCAGCGCGAGTACACGCGCCTGTTCGGCATCGACCCCGAACGGCTGGAACTCGCCAAACCCGAAGCCATCGTCATGCACCCCGGCCCCATCAACCGCGGCGTGGAACTCGACAGCCGCGTGGCGGACAGCGGGAGATCGGTCATTCTGGACCAGGTGACCAACGGCGTCGCGGTGCGCATGGCGGTCCTCTATCTCCTCAACGGCGGAGGTGAGCGCGATGCGGCCTGA
- the pyrR gene encoding bifunctional pyr operon transcriptional regulator/uracil phosphoribosyltransferase PyrR: protein MSEQVLDREGIARALSRIARQILERNQGASGIAIVGIQRRGDWLARRLAEAIREAEDTAVPVGVLDINLYRDDLQVRADYPVVRTTDIPFDIEGRTVILVDDVLYTGRTIRAALDELKDFGRARRIELAVLIDREGRELPIQADYIGETIEVGPGRTVVVHVHELDRDDNVAVEEVA, encoded by the coding sequence ATGAGCGAGCAGGTCCTCGACAGGGAAGGCATCGCCCGGGCGCTGTCCCGTATCGCCCGCCAGATCCTGGAACGCAACCAGGGCGCTTCCGGCATCGCCATCGTGGGTATCCAGCGGCGGGGCGACTGGCTGGCGCGGCGGCTGGCCGAGGCCATACGGGAGGCGGAAGACACGGCCGTACCCGTGGGCGTGCTGGACATCAATCTGTACCGCGACGACCTCCAGGTCCGCGCGGACTACCCCGTCGTCCGCACGACCGACATCCCCTTCGACATCGAGGGGCGCACCGTCATCCTGGTGGACGACGTCCTGTACACGGGCCGTACGATCCGCGCGGCGCTGGACGAGCTTAAGGATTTCGGCCGGGCAAGGCGGATCGAACTCGCCGTCCTGATCGACCGGGAGGGAAGGGAACTGCCCATCCAGGCGGATTACATCGGGGAGACCATCGAAGTGGGCCCCGGCCGGACCGTCGTCGTCCACGTCCATGAGCTGGACCGGGACGACAACGTCGCGGTGGAGGAGGTGGCCTGA